Proteins encoded in a region of the Mycolicibacterium duvalii genome:
- a CDS encoding TetR/AcrR family transcriptional regulator, whose amino-acid sequence MPRAKAVINADGGQRRASYQRARSVETKRSLVQAAMALWRTNGYGKTTVADICRAAGVSRALFYFYFPAKEDILFEVGLLSTRAARQKVQSLLRTDYDVESVIGEALRSLERSMARNPPDLIVETILEGYRHEHRIMAGQAPDDPEADMFGELFERARRDGKIGAHVDVGRLSRLAGMHVSEGVRHWAGGSFGGRSFAEVVTADICALIAGFSCRSGR is encoded by the coding sequence GTGCCCAGAGCCAAGGCCGTCATCAACGCTGACGGTGGTCAACGTCGAGCTTCCTACCAGCGGGCCCGCTCGGTCGAGACCAAGCGCAGCCTCGTGCAGGCGGCGATGGCCCTGTGGCGCACCAACGGCTACGGGAAGACCACCGTCGCTGACATCTGCCGGGCGGCCGGCGTGTCGCGGGCACTGTTCTACTTCTATTTCCCGGCCAAGGAAGACATCCTTTTCGAGGTGGGTCTGTTGTCGACTCGCGCGGCACGACAGAAGGTGCAGTCGCTGTTGCGGACCGACTATGACGTGGAATCGGTCATCGGCGAGGCGTTGCGCAGTCTCGAACGCTCGATGGCCCGTAATCCACCGGACCTGATCGTCGAGACGATCTTGGAGGGCTACCGGCACGAGCACCGCATCATGGCCGGGCAGGCGCCTGACGATCCCGAGGCCGATATGTTCGGCGAGCTTTTCGAACGGGCCCGACGCGACGGGAAGATCGGCGCGCACGTCGACGTCGGCCGCCTGTCCCGGCTGGCCGGCATGCATGTCAGCGAGGGCGTGCGCCATTGGGCCGGAGGCAGCTTCGGCGGCCGTTCCTTCGCCGAAGTGGTCACCGCCGATATCTGCGCCCTCATCGCCGGTTTCAGCTGCAGGTCGGGCCGATGA
- a CDS encoding TIGR03564 family F420-dependent LLM class oxidoreductase, producing MRVGLMIGSDKERSRADRLDGLLEDGKTAEAQGFASFWVPQVPGYLDAMTAAALLGHVTERIEIGTAVVPVQTRHPMIMAQQALTTQVACGGRFTLGIGPSHHWIIADQLGLDYDRPAGLMRDYLDVLAAAFAGPGAVDVDNDTYRVHSPVDVTDAFDVPVLVAALGPAMLRLAGARSGGTILWMADERAIAEYVGPRLAAAAAEAGRADVRIVAGVPVALCADNDVHDARAYASEVLGHADFSPNYVRLLEHGNAEDVGDTMAAGDEATVAARLRRYRDAGVTDLAARVVPLGRDAAARQASRQRTQVFVASLIPELS from the coding sequence ATGCGTGTCGGGTTGATGATCGGATCGGACAAGGAACGCTCTCGGGCGGACCGGCTGGACGGGCTGCTCGAGGATGGAAAGACCGCCGAGGCACAGGGATTCGCGTCGTTCTGGGTGCCGCAGGTGCCCGGCTACCTGGACGCGATGACGGCAGCCGCCCTGCTCGGGCACGTCACCGAACGCATCGAGATCGGCACGGCCGTGGTGCCGGTCCAGACCCGGCACCCGATGATCATGGCTCAGCAGGCACTGACCACCCAGGTCGCGTGCGGTGGCCGGTTCACGCTGGGCATCGGCCCGTCCCACCACTGGATCATCGCCGATCAGCTCGGTCTCGACTATGACCGGCCGGCCGGGTTGATGCGCGACTACCTCGACGTACTCGCTGCCGCGTTCGCCGGACCCGGTGCGGTGGATGTCGACAACGACACCTATCGCGTACACAGTCCGGTGGACGTCACCGACGCCTTCGATGTCCCGGTGCTGGTGGCCGCTCTCGGGCCGGCGATGCTGCGCCTCGCCGGCGCCCGTTCGGGCGGAACCATCTTGTGGATGGCCGACGAGCGGGCGATCGCTGAGTACGTGGGGCCCCGCCTGGCCGCGGCGGCGGCAGAAGCAGGCCGCGCCGATGTACGGATCGTCGCCGGTGTCCCGGTCGCCCTCTGCGCTGACAACGACGTTCACGATGCCCGGGCCTACGCCAGTGAGGTGCTGGGCCACGCCGACTTCTCCCCCAACTACGTCCGGCTGCTCGAGCACGGCAACGCCGAGGACGTCGGCGACACGATGGCCGCCGGCGACGAGGCGACCGTCGCGGCGAGGCTGCGCCGCTACCGCGACGCCGGTGTCACGGATCTCGCCGCCCGGGTGGTGCCGTTGGGCCGCGACGCGGCTGCGCGGCAAGCGTCGCGCCAGCGCACTCAGGTGTTCGTCGCGTCGCTCATCCCCGAGCTCAGCTGA
- a CDS encoding NAD-dependent epimerase/dehydratase family protein yields the protein MLSGEKILITGATGKIAFPIARRLAGDNEVWGAARLRESADRDRLDTAGVNPVALDLSTGDFSGLPDDFTYVFHAAVDPGTGDWTRCVETNAQRSGDLLHYCRAAKGFVFCSTGSIYGYQGNRPLTESDPPGVPLRANYSFSKVAAEAVCQWVARQYRIPLTIIRICSTYGPEGGAPADRLDAILARRPIRLHPDRPNNYNPVYEDDYVALGIRAMQVADIPPVVVNWAGSETVSAEEYCTYLGELVGVRPIFEYTAHAHTPLWPDVTHMHEVLGHTTVDWREGMRRMVRARHPELQLHSTDPV from the coding sequence ATGCTCAGCGGCGAGAAGATCCTCATCACCGGCGCCACCGGCAAGATAGCCTTTCCGATCGCGCGGCGGTTGGCCGGGGACAATGAGGTCTGGGGCGCGGCGCGACTGCGCGAATCCGCCGACCGGGACCGCCTCGATACAGCGGGCGTCAACCCGGTGGCCCTCGACCTGAGCACCGGTGACTTCTCCGGGCTGCCCGACGATTTCACGTATGTCTTCCACGCCGCGGTGGATCCCGGTACCGGCGACTGGACACGCTGCGTGGAGACCAACGCGCAACGTAGCGGTGACCTGCTGCACTACTGCCGCGCGGCAAAAGGTTTTGTGTTCTGCTCCACCGGCTCGATTTACGGATATCAGGGGAATCGGCCGCTGACCGAATCCGACCCACCCGGGGTGCCGCTGCGGGCGAACTACAGTTTCTCGAAGGTGGCCGCGGAAGCGGTGTGCCAGTGGGTGGCTCGGCAATACCGGATACCCCTGACGATCATCCGGATCTGCTCGACCTACGGTCCGGAGGGCGGCGCCCCTGCCGACCGGCTCGACGCGATCCTGGCCCGTCGGCCGATTCGTCTGCACCCGGACCGGCCGAACAACTACAACCCGGTCTATGAAGATGACTACGTGGCGCTGGGCATCAGGGCCATGCAGGTCGCCGACATACCGCCGGTGGTGGTGAACTGGGCGGGCAGTGAGACGGTCAGCGCCGAGGAGTACTGCACCTACCTTGGCGAACTCGTCGGCGTGCGGCCAATTTTCGAGTACACCGCACATGCGCACACCCCGCTGTGGCCCGACGTCACCCACATGCACGAGGTCCTGGGACACACCACCGTGGATTGGCGCGAGGGGATGCGGCGCATGGTTCGCGCGCGTCACCCTGAGTTGCAGCTGCACTCAACGGATCCGGTTTGA
- a CDS encoding nitric oxide reductase activation protein NorD, giving the protein MTIEKPEPQRFRFLAQFLAGRPVDVTVAPAGESAYTDGQVIFVSAGAGLQVQRREVLVQSALLGAGSLDGRYVKRLRARPPLARRYLALEGHRVLSEVAQRVSLAAVVTPAAPPRSASSEESLELAAKRTEIEPPPTWYGTIRPSKLIRAQRDPGSRATEADVRMNVEHTGPSEADEDDDGSGEKSWILKLFEAPAGMQGPGDFLRKMFGTSRSSDSEGAGAEMGVGSMRRTSRAGATARPVPTPIRFTGTDSPGAGIAVGGALHPEWDVFGDRYREDWCRVVDFPVTAAVDVAVAGVVRDAVLRRRLARVGLGPMVLRARADGDDVDTEALTGMFVDLRSGYSPPEHVYTERRKLARNLGVLILVDASGSGTDADGDGLAVHEHQRRAAATLAATLEELGDRVAVYGFRSQGRRAVHLPVVKTFGERFGAAGRTRLAQLHPSGYTRLGAGIRGAGEILKARAGTPHRLLLVLSDGFPYDDGYEGRYAEADARKALEELRADGVGCLCLSIGGTTEPAALQRVFGSASHAAAATLAELSPRMDELFRTALHELAAPRPAPRRPAISST; this is encoded by the coding sequence GTGACCATCGAAAAGCCCGAGCCGCAGCGCTTCCGGTTCCTGGCCCAGTTCCTCGCAGGTCGGCCCGTCGATGTCACGGTGGCCCCCGCGGGCGAGTCCGCCTACACCGACGGGCAGGTCATCTTCGTCTCGGCCGGTGCCGGCCTGCAGGTACAGCGTCGCGAAGTGCTGGTCCAGAGTGCACTTCTCGGCGCCGGAAGCCTCGACGGTCGGTACGTCAAGCGACTGCGGGCGCGCCCACCGCTCGCACGCCGCTATCTGGCGCTGGAAGGGCACCGTGTGCTGTCCGAAGTGGCGCAACGTGTTTCGTTGGCAGCAGTCGTCACGCCCGCCGCTCCGCCACGGTCGGCCAGTTCCGAGGAGTCACTCGAGCTCGCTGCGAAAAGGACGGAGATCGAGCCGCCGCCAACCTGGTACGGGACGATCAGACCGTCGAAACTCATTCGAGCTCAGCGTGACCCCGGATCACGCGCGACCGAAGCCGACGTCCGGATGAACGTCGAGCACACTGGCCCGTCGGAAGCAGACGAGGACGACGACGGTTCGGGCGAGAAGAGCTGGATCCTGAAGCTTTTCGAGGCGCCCGCCGGCATGCAGGGCCCAGGCGACTTCCTGCGCAAGATGTTCGGAACCTCGCGTTCATCCGACAGTGAGGGTGCCGGGGCCGAGATGGGAGTCGGCTCGATGCGGCGGACGTCGCGGGCCGGAGCGACCGCGCGGCCGGTACCGACCCCGATCCGTTTCACCGGCACCGACTCCCCGGGTGCCGGCATCGCCGTCGGTGGCGCACTACATCCTGAATGGGATGTGTTCGGTGACCGGTACCGGGAGGACTGGTGCCGGGTCGTCGATTTCCCGGTCACCGCAGCGGTGGACGTCGCCGTCGCAGGTGTGGTCCGGGACGCCGTGCTGCGGCGCCGCCTGGCTCGGGTCGGCCTCGGCCCGATGGTGCTGCGCGCCAGAGCCGACGGTGACGACGTGGACACCGAGGCCCTGACCGGAATGTTCGTCGATCTACGCTCGGGCTATTCACCGCCGGAGCACGTGTACACGGAGCGCCGTAAGCTCGCCCGCAATCTCGGTGTTCTCATCCTGGTGGACGCCTCGGGATCGGGAACCGACGCCGACGGTGACGGACTGGCCGTGCACGAGCACCAACGCCGTGCAGCAGCCACGCTCGCCGCCACGCTCGAAGAACTCGGCGACCGCGTCGCGGTGTACGGGTTCCGCTCACAGGGCCGGCGTGCGGTGCATCTGCCGGTGGTCAAGACGTTCGGGGAGCGGTTCGGCGCGGCCGGCCGGACGCGCCTTGCCCAGCTGCATCCGTCCGGCTACACCCGGCTGGGGGCCGGTATCCGCGGCGCCGGTGAGATCCTCAAAGCACGGGCAGGGACCCCCCACCGGCTGCTGCTCGTGCTGTCCGACGGCTTTCCCTACGACGACGGATACGAGGGCAGATACGCCGAAGCCGACGCCCGCAAGGCGCTCGAGGAGTTACGTGCCGACGGTGTGGGTTGTCTGTGCCTGTCGATCGGTGGCACGACCGAGCCGGCCGCCCTCCAGCGGGTCTTCGGCTCGGCGAGCCACGCCGCCGCGGCGACATTGGCCGAGCTCTCGCCGCGCATGGACGAGCTGTTCCGCACCGCTCTGCATGAGCTCGCTGCGCCTCGTCCGGCCCCGCGCCGCCCCGCGATCTCAAGTACCTGA
- a CDS encoding CbbQ/NirQ/NorQ/GpvN family protein gives MTVSDFRPVSESDEPPPFYRAVGGEVDVFRAAARRGSPILLKGPTGCGKTRFVEAMAYELGRELITVAGHEDMTSADLVGRFLLKGGETVWVDGPLTRAVREGAICYLDEIVEARQDTTVVIHPLADHRRELPIDRLGTTLAAAPGFQLVISYNPGYQSILKNLKESTRQRFVAISLDFPAPAVETEVVAREAGIDAATAESLVVLGNAIRNLDGSALNEVASTRMLILAGGLVAEGLPLRAAVQAAVVEVLSDDPEVVRGLGELVDAVLPRQ, from the coding sequence ATGACGGTCAGTGACTTTCGACCGGTGTCCGAATCGGACGAACCGCCGCCGTTCTACCGTGCCGTCGGCGGCGAGGTCGACGTGTTCCGGGCGGCGGCCCGGCGCGGATCACCGATCCTGCTCAAAGGCCCCACCGGGTGCGGGAAGACCCGTTTCGTCGAGGCGATGGCATACGAACTCGGCCGTGAGCTCATCACCGTGGCCGGCCACGAAGACATGACGTCGGCGGACCTGGTCGGACGCTTCCTGCTCAAGGGTGGCGAAACCGTCTGGGTCGACGGCCCGCTGACCAGGGCGGTCCGTGAGGGCGCCATCTGTTATCTCGACGAGATCGTCGAGGCGCGCCAGGACACGACTGTGGTGATCCATCCGCTCGCCGACCACCGGCGCGAGCTGCCCATCGACCGGCTCGGCACCACTCTGGCGGCGGCACCTGGCTTTCAGCTCGTGATCTCCTACAACCCCGGCTACCAGAGCATCCTGAAGAACCTGAAGGAGTCGACCCGGCAGCGGTTCGTGGCGATCAGCCTCGACTTCCCGGCCCCCGCGGTCGAAACCGAGGTGGTGGCGCGCGAAGCCGGTATCGACGCGGCCACCGCCGAGTCGCTGGTCGTTCTCGGCAACGCGATCCGGAACCTGGACGGATCGGCGCTCAACGAGGTGGCCTCGACCCGGATGTTGATCCTCGCCGGGGGCCTGGTCGCCGAGGGGCTCCCCCTGCGCGCCGCCGTCCAGGCAGCTGTCGTGGAGGTGCTGTCCGACGATCCCGAGGTGGTCCGGGGGCTGGGTGAACTCGTCGATGCCGTCCTGCCCCGGCAGTGA
- a CDS encoding spirocyclase AveC family protein — MSDLSKKPAVTESLSGTADLGSQGAPSSSAYKVWATIGAVFLALTVYLITRWVTGPYFEQVQGGPSEPPLYMKIPLIANAVILWVGLPFALWFFIIRPWVRERRITLDGMLLVSMGLMMFQDPMLNYHSTWCTYNAWLFNQGSWAPYFPGWAAHEEPGHTVPEPLLTNVPGYAYGVLLLTIVGCLIMRKIKNRWPGISNLRLILVTYAIAIVFDFVMEGLILLPIGFYSYPGAIQELSINAGTYYQYPIYEGFMWGGVQAALCCLRFFTDDRGRTVVERGMDNLRGGFVKQQFVRFLAIFGGVSACFFIFYNIPATWLGTQADPWPEDVQKRSYFNPGICGEGTDRPCPNPDLPRPTKHSGYINHEGELVLPEGVTIPPVVPIQGASSDDGQ; from the coding sequence ATGAGTGATCTGTCCAAGAAACCCGCCGTCACCGAATCGCTCAGCGGGACCGCCGACCTCGGCAGCCAGGGGGCGCCCTCGTCGAGCGCCTACAAGGTCTGGGCGACCATCGGGGCCGTGTTCCTGGCGTTGACGGTCTATCTGATCACCCGGTGGGTCACCGGCCCCTATTTCGAGCAGGTCCAGGGAGGCCCGAGCGAGCCGCCGCTGTACATGAAGATCCCGCTGATCGCCAACGCCGTCATCCTGTGGGTGGGCTTGCCATTTGCATTGTGGTTCTTCATTATTCGGCCCTGGGTGCGGGAGCGACGGATCACGCTCGACGGCATGCTACTGGTGTCGATGGGCCTGATGATGTTCCAGGACCCGATGCTCAACTACCACAGCACCTGGTGTACCTACAACGCATGGCTGTTCAACCAGGGTTCCTGGGCACCGTACTTCCCGGGCTGGGCAGCTCACGAGGAACCAGGCCATACCGTGCCCGAACCACTGTTGACCAACGTCCCCGGATATGCATACGGCGTCCTGTTGCTCACCATCGTCGGATGCCTGATCATGCGCAAGATCAAGAACCGTTGGCCCGGCATCAGCAATCTTCGGCTGATCCTGGTCACCTACGCGATCGCCATCGTCTTCGACTTCGTCATGGAGGGTCTGATCCTGTTGCCGATCGGCTTCTACTCCTATCCCGGCGCCATCCAGGAGTTGTCGATCAACGCCGGCACCTACTACCAGTACCCGATCTACGAGGGCTTCATGTGGGGCGGCGTCCAGGCGGCGCTGTGCTGCCTGCGGTTCTTCACCGACGACCGCGGGCGCACCGTGGTCGAACGCGGAATGGACAACCTCAGAGGCGGATTCGTCAAACAACAGTTCGTCCGCTTCTTGGCGATCTTCGGCGGTGTCAGTGCCTGCTTCTTCATCTTCTACAACATTCCCGCGACCTGGCTCGGCACACAGGCCGACCCCTGGCCGGAAGACGTCCAGAAGCGTTCCTACTTCAACCCCGGCATCTGCGGCGAGGGCACCGACCGCCCGTGCCCTAATCCTGACCTACCCCGTCCCACCAAGCACTCGGGGTACATCAACCACGAGGGAGAACTGGTCCTGCCCGAAGGCGTGACCATCCCTCCCGTGGTGCCGATCCAGGGGGCGAGCAGCGATGACGGTCAGTGA
- a CDS encoding TetR/AcrR family transcriptional regulator — protein sequence MAERWTRERRLEHTRSLLLDAAENVFSEKGFTAATLDDIAYAAGYTKGAIYKHFTTKEDLFLAVSDRYWRRYFDNFAEVMSAADRVGAHELDEIAERWRQLSIDRGAEHAALGLEFALYLQRNPEARERVAAKRSEVVDKLAAFIVDSMDALGATLLIPARTFAHALVATSDSVVLSSQLDDVDLYRPMVEMYTSVIKLPD from the coding sequence ATGGCGGAACGTTGGACGCGGGAACGGCGGCTCGAGCACACCCGGTCGCTGCTGCTCGATGCCGCGGAGAACGTGTTCAGTGAAAAGGGCTTCACCGCAGCGACACTCGATGACATCGCCTATGCCGCGGGGTACACAAAGGGGGCCATCTACAAGCACTTCACCACCAAAGAGGACTTGTTCCTCGCGGTCAGTGATCGGTACTGGCGCCGCTACTTCGACAACTTCGCCGAGGTGATGTCCGCGGCTGATCGGGTCGGTGCCCACGAACTCGACGAGATCGCCGAACGGTGGCGCCAGCTCAGTATCGACCGCGGAGCCGAGCATGCGGCGCTGGGTCTGGAGTTCGCGCTGTACCTGCAGCGGAATCCGGAGGCACGGGAGCGGGTCGCGGCCAAGAGGTCGGAGGTCGTCGACAAGTTGGCGGCGTTCATCGTCGACAGCATGGACGCGCTCGGCGCCACGCTGTTGATCCCGGCGCGGACGTTCGCGCACGCGCTGGTCGCCACCAGCGACTCGGTGGTGCTCAGCAGCCAGCTCGACGACGTCGACCTCTACCGGCCGATGGTGGAGATGTACACGTCGGTGATCAAACTCCCGGATTGA
- a CDS encoding TetR/AcrR family transcriptional regulator has translation MAERWTRQRRVEHTRSMLLDAAEEVVARQGFGAAALEVIADAAGYTRGAIYSHFGTKEELFLAVMERQLQRFLGGFTDIVESFQSFDQLDVEKLARRWREQIIGNPDRAALGYEFTLFLARNPEARTRVAAQRQQTAESLAAYITGHIDKIGGRMRIPAAALARLLIATYEGVTLGSHIDGEDLIEPYLTLVLANVAPRELNPGV, from the coding sequence GTGGCGGAACGGTGGACAAGGCAGCGGCGGGTCGAACACACCCGCAGCATGCTGCTCGACGCCGCCGAGGAAGTCGTCGCACGGCAGGGCTTCGGGGCAGCGGCGCTGGAAGTGATCGCGGACGCGGCGGGCTACACCCGGGGGGCCATTTACTCGCATTTCGGCACCAAAGAGGAGCTGTTCCTCGCGGTGATGGAACGCCAGTTGCAGAGATTCCTCGGCGGTTTCACCGACATCGTCGAGTCGTTCCAGTCGTTCGACCAGCTTGATGTCGAGAAGCTCGCCAGGCGCTGGCGCGAACAGATCATCGGCAACCCCGACCGCGCCGCCCTGGGCTATGAGTTCACGTTGTTCCTGGCACGCAACCCGGAGGCGCGCACGCGGGTGGCCGCGCAGCGGCAACAGACCGCGGAGTCGCTGGCCGCCTACATCACCGGGCACATCGACAAGATCGGCGGCCGGATGCGGATACCGGCCGCAGCGCTGGCGCGGCTGCTGATCGCGACCTACGAGGGCGTCACGCTGGGCAGCCACATCGACGGCGAAGACTTGATCGAGCCGTACCTGACCTTGGTGCTCGCCAACGTCGCCCCCCGGGAGCTCAATCCGGGAGTTTGA
- a CDS encoding cytochrome P450, whose translation MTLGATDQLYYDPWHAQLNADPYPMFKRFREEAPLYHNDTHDFYALSRFDDVNRTLVDYKNFSSARGVVLEIIKSGIEIPPGVLIFEDPPIHDIHRNLLARAFTPRKINALEPQIREFTQACLDPLVGGARFDFVKDLGAVMPLRVVGMLFGIPEDYQRRVAEDGDKYVRTERGAQMTDNPDGVLTDGQVFADFIDWRTDHPADDLTTELLNAEFTDETGGRRTLRRDELLMFMNVVAVAGAETTMRLIGWAGKLLSEHPDQRRRLAEDRSLLPGAIEEILRYEPPALQAARYVTADVEFHGATVPAGSALLTLIGAANRDERQFGADAETFDITRAPRQHLTFGVGAHYCLGNALARIEGRIALDEILNRFPEWNVDIEDAVFSSSSAVRGWDSMPAHV comes from the coding sequence ATGACGCTCGGCGCCACCGATCAGCTGTACTACGACCCCTGGCATGCGCAACTCAACGCCGATCCGTATCCGATGTTCAAACGCTTCCGCGAGGAAGCGCCGCTGTACCACAACGACACCCACGACTTCTACGCGCTGAGCCGGTTCGACGACGTCAACCGCACCCTGGTGGACTACAAGAACTTCAGCTCGGCGCGCGGAGTCGTGCTCGAGATCATCAAGTCCGGCATCGAGATTCCGCCCGGCGTGCTGATCTTCGAAGACCCGCCGATCCACGACATTCACCGCAATCTGTTGGCGCGGGCGTTCACGCCACGGAAGATCAACGCGTTGGAGCCCCAGATCCGCGAGTTCACCCAAGCCTGTCTGGACCCGCTGGTCGGCGGCGCCCGCTTCGACTTCGTCAAAGACCTCGGTGCGGTGATGCCGCTGCGGGTGGTCGGGATGCTGTTCGGCATTCCGGAGGATTATCAGCGCCGGGTGGCCGAGGACGGTGACAAGTACGTGCGCACCGAGCGCGGAGCGCAAATGACGGACAACCCGGACGGTGTGCTCACCGACGGGCAGGTATTCGCCGACTTCATCGACTGGCGCACCGATCATCCCGCCGACGACCTGACCACCGAACTGCTCAATGCGGAGTTCACCGACGAGACCGGCGGGAGGCGCACACTGCGCCGCGACGAACTGCTGATGTTCATGAACGTCGTCGCGGTGGCCGGCGCGGAGACCACCATGCGGCTGATCGGGTGGGCGGGCAAGCTGCTCTCCGAGCATCCTGACCAGCGCCGCCGGCTCGCCGAGGACCGCTCACTGCTGCCCGGCGCGATCGAGGAGATCCTGCGCTATGAACCTCCTGCGCTGCAGGCAGCCAGATATGTCACTGCCGACGTCGAGTTCCACGGCGCGACCGTGCCTGCGGGCAGTGCCTTGCTGACACTGATCGGAGCCGCCAACCGTGATGAGCGTCAATTCGGTGCCGATGCCGAGACCTTCGACATCACGCGAGCGCCGCGTCAGCATCTGACGTTCGGGGTGGGCGCCCACTACTGCCTTGGCAACGCGCTGGCCCGCATCGAGGGGCGCATCGCCCTGGACGAGATTCTGAATCGATTTCCCGAATGGAATGTCGACATCGAGGACGCGGTGTTCTCCTCCTCGTCGGCGGTGCGCGGCTGGGACAGCATGCCGGCACACGTGTGA
- a CDS encoding mycofactocin-coupled SDR family oxidoreductase, whose protein sequence is MTGRVEGKVAFITGAARGQGRSHAIKLAEEGADIIAIDVCKNVDHVQLELASPGDLLETKERVEALGRRIVIDEVDVRDLDALQRVVDRGVAELGRLDIILANAGIGNGGQTVEAIDEAVWQTMMDINLTGVWKTVKVGIPHIVAGGRGGSIVLTSSVAGLKAYPQMSQYVSAKHGVVGLMRSCAVELAPHMIRVNSVHPTHVNSPMVMNDETFRMFRPDLENPGPDDIAPLCQMFHSMPRPWVEIEDITNAVLFFASDESRYVTGVSMPIDLGSCLK, encoded by the coding sequence ATGACAGGACGGGTGGAGGGGAAGGTCGCCTTCATCACCGGTGCGGCACGCGGCCAGGGCCGTAGCCACGCCATCAAACTGGCCGAGGAAGGCGCGGACATCATCGCCATCGATGTCTGCAAGAACGTCGACCACGTACAACTCGAACTTGCCAGTCCCGGCGACCTGCTGGAGACCAAGGAGCGCGTCGAAGCGCTTGGGCGGCGTATCGTCATCGACGAGGTCGACGTGCGCGACCTGGATGCGCTGCAGCGCGTGGTCGACCGCGGCGTCGCAGAATTGGGCCGGCTCGACATCATCCTGGCCAACGCCGGCATCGGCAACGGTGGTCAAACCGTCGAGGCGATCGACGAAGCGGTCTGGCAGACCATGATGGACATCAACCTGACCGGCGTGTGGAAGACGGTCAAGGTCGGCATCCCGCACATCGTCGCGGGCGGCCGCGGCGGCTCCATCGTGCTGACCAGCTCGGTAGCAGGCCTGAAGGCCTATCCGCAGATGAGCCAGTACGTCTCGGCCAAGCACGGTGTCGTCGGGCTGATGCGGTCCTGTGCCGTGGAATTGGCGCCGCACATGATCAGGGTCAACAGTGTGCATCCCACCCACGTCAACTCGCCGATGGTGATGAACGACGAGACGTTCCGGATGTTCCGTCCCGATCTGGAGAATCCCGGCCCGGACGACATCGCCCCGTTGTGCCAGATGTTCCACAGTATGCCGCGCCCGTGGGTCGAGATCGAGGACATCACCAACGCCGTACTGTTCTTCGCGTCCGACGAATCCCGTTACGTCACCGGTGTTTCGATGCCGATCGACCTCGGCAGCTGCCTGAAATGA
- a CDS encoding carboxymuconolactone decarboxylase family protein, protein MRIAPLPADEWDDTVVRALSVMMPADRAKPDLVGNMLGTFARHPKLTKAYLTFNMHLLMTTTLSKRITETVILRTAAVRRSEYLWDHHVPLARRAGLTDEDLAAIRRGAAADPLDAAVLAAVDELHRDSVIGDATWNALTGALDEQQLMDLVFTAGGYGTLAMAIETFGIEDEHQRS, encoded by the coding sequence ATGAGGATTGCGCCGCTACCGGCCGACGAGTGGGACGACACCGTGGTACGGGCGCTGTCGGTGATGATGCCGGCCGACCGTGCCAAGCCCGACCTCGTGGGAAACATGCTGGGCACGTTCGCCCGGCATCCGAAGCTGACCAAGGCCTACCTGACGTTCAACATGCATCTGCTGATGACCACCACGCTGTCGAAGCGGATCACCGAGACCGTCATCCTGCGGACCGCAGCGGTGCGCCGATCGGAGTACCTCTGGGACCATCACGTGCCGCTGGCTCGACGGGCCGGTCTCACCGACGAGGACCTTGCGGCCATCAGGCGCGGCGCAGCGGCCGACCCCCTGGATGCGGCGGTCCTCGCCGCGGTCGACGAGCTCCATCGGGACAGCGTCATCGGCGACGCGACGTGGAACGCGCTGACGGGCGCCCTCGACGAGCAGCAGCTGATGGACCTGGTGTTCACCGCCGGCGGCTACGGCACCCTGGCCATGGCGATCGAGACGTTCGGCATCGAGGACGAGCACCAGAGATCATGA